TGTTCAGATAGGGTGTGGCTTGCCAGCGTTCGAGGTGTTGCTTTTCATAGCGGTGTTGCTGCTGTAGCGCCTCTTTGCCGTCTAGATTTACCTGAGGCTCGGTACTGGCAACTAGGGTGAGGGAGTCTCCGGGACTAAGGGATGCGGTGAGGGTGCAGGCATGAAAATGGTTATCTTGATGGCCATCTCCCCGATAGCGTTCCATGGGGAGATCGTAGCCTTGTATCCAGGTTCCTGAAAGGGTGAATTCACCTCCAGAGCTGAATAAGTACCAGGGGATAGACTCTCCTGGCGTTTCTAGTTTTATGCCAGATTCAATCCGTTGGGTATGGATGGTAAAGTCTAAATCCTCTTGTAGAAGATTGTAGGGCCGAGTGTTAGCGATCGCATCAATCTCTAAATCCACAGGGGTACTACACCGCACCAGATCGTAGCGAATGTAGGTGGTATTTTCCCGCTGCCGCATCCAGATCCGTTTTTCCAGCAGCATATCCCCGCAGGCAAATGTCCATACGGGGGTTGTCCCTTCTAAACGGAAGCTTTCGAGATGGCGATCTCCATTTCCGTCCACTTTACCGCCCACCCATTGGTTAGTGAACAGGGGATAGGACTTTTGGCCATAAGTAACGGTTTCATCGAGTTTGGTTAACAGCAGAGTTCGCTGTAGTGGGGGTTTCAGTGCCGCCACTAATAACCCATGATAACGGCGCGTCAGGCCAGAGGCGATCGTCCCCGATGCGTAGCCCCCAATGCTGTTGGTAACTAACCACTCACGAGAGAGGGCAATTGCTGAATCACCACAGATTTCCCGTCCTACCTCAATCGCCATATGATTTTTCTTCTCCGCTCCGCGATCGCAACCTGAATCTTTCCAGGACTCTAGATTACACCATTTTCCATGGCATGATACTCCTAGGCATGGATTTTGCCATCTGGCATCATCGCGCCTTCTAAATTTGCTCCTTGCAAATCAGCTCCCACCAAAGCCGCATCACGCAGACTAGCACCTCGTAGATCGGCATCACGCAAACAAGCCCCATCTAAATTAGCGCCCCATAGATACGCCCCGCGCAAATCGGCTTCACTCAGATCCGTGCCTCGCAGATCTGCTAAATTTAGATTCGCTTCCGTTAAATCGGCTTTACGCATATCCGCTTCACACAAATTGGTTTTCATCAGATTGGACTGAATAAACTTACCGCCTTTGAGGATCGTTCCCTGCATATCAGCTTGTTTCAAATTTGCTTGATCGAAGTCAGTAAAACGCATTTGGGCATTACTGAGGTCAGTTCCCACCAAATTAGCGCCTGCCATTTTTGCGCCATTTAACTTCACTGAATCCAATTCCAAGCCACTAAAATTCATCCCTTGCAGTTTCAATCCATTCAAGAATGCACCGCTCAGTTTCACCCCATTTAAACCCGCTCCTTGAAGATTGGCTCCACTTAAGCGCGCTCCGGATAAATTCGTCCAATTCAGATTAGCACCCTCTAGATTCGCTCTTCGCAAATTAATCCCATTCAGGTTTGAACCACATAGATTCACTCCTGGCATTTTTGCTCGAAACAACGTCACCCAAGTCAAGATCGCCCCAGTCAATTTGGCTCCCGTTAAATCCGCTTTCCCCAAATGAGCGCCCCGCAAATCTGCTTTTGTTAAGTCTGCTTCGATTAACACGGCTCCTTGCAGTTTCACATAGCTCAAATTGGTACCATACAAGAACGCCCCATTGAGATTCGCCTCTTTCAGAAAACACCGTTCTAAATAGGCTCTCGCCAGAGACGCTTCTTTTAAGTTTGCACCTGACAAGTTAGATTTAGGTAACTCCACACCGATTAAGTTGGCATAGGTCAAATCCGAGCCACGAAAATCCCGTTCACCGTGAATATATCGTTGTAATAGTTCATTCGCATCCATGATATTACTCTCCTCAATTCCTGACCGTTTTGTCAGTCAACGTATTTTCTTTGACACCTTTACCTGCAAAATTTCTATTGCTTACCCTCCCTAACCGATCAAACGGGTATCCGGTAAAGCCCCTAGCTGCTCAGGTTGACCTCTTTTGGAGTTCAGAAACGATTGAGTCCAGAAATACAGTCTCGATTTTAACGTTTACTTATGCTGAAGACTGGTCTTTCTGCACTTTAATGAAGGGCTTTACGTTAGACCTTATTATGGTATTACACCCATCCTCTACTATTCCATTAACTGTAACAAACCTTTAGAAAGGGAAAGAAATAGTTATATTCACCCTTAAGATTCTCGGCCAGATGTCCAATGGTCTCTCCATTTTACAGTTCCTTCACTAGCAACCACCCAGCGCCGAGAAACTATATTTTCTCTCAGGGGAGATTGACCTTCACGCCACAGTGCATATTTATAATTAATTAATTTTCCTGCACTTTCATTGAAGGGAATTTCAGCAAACCAGGTATTAGAATTAATGTACTCTAAAGGATAGGCTTTAGCTATATCCCAATTCCCCAATTCTGGACAATCTCCAGTGACAATAATACGTTCTCCAGGCTGGGTATTAACACCATTGAGTTGGACGCGAACAATGGTTTTTCCGGTGACTCTTTCCGCCACATGACTAAGAATAATCACTTGATTTTTTTCTAGGGTCAAATCGGACAGTATACTCGACTCAACCCTATATTTTTCCAGGGACATGATATCCGTATGCTCACCATCGGGTAATTCCGTATCGATGGATTCTACAGTTACGCTTTCCCCTCGATTCATCGCCACAAACAGAATCGAATCTCGATACCGTCGCACATAGCAATAGACATCAGGAGTAATGTATTTTTCCCATTGTCCTCCCATGGAAACGGCTGGATTTAAGCGACGCACACCAGATAATAAACGAATGGTCCAATAGAGTTTAGTATTGGTATCCCAGCGCTTCATGAGGGGACGATTATAGGGGTCATTATTTCCAAAGGGATTGTCTAAATCAACCTGGGTATTATTATAGAGATATTGTTCTGTTCCGTAGTAAATACAAGGAATACCCCGGCTGGTCATTAATAGGGCGATCGCTAAATGTAACACTTCCGGATCGTCATTCAAACTCTGGAAGCGGTACATATCATGATTGTCGATAAAGGTAATTAACTCGGTTGCCCCAGAATAGCGATAATCTTGATCGAAAACATCCTTGATCCGGTAAAATCCATCCTCTAAACCTAACCCTAATGCTTCCCGAATTGCCGTGCATAGACCAAAGTCTAAAATCGTCATCCCGGAATTATTGGCAAACTCTACAGAACGATCGTCAAGAGGATGGGAATAAATCCATTCTCCAAACACAAAAATATCAGGTTTATGGGTTTGAATTTCGGCATTGAATTCTTGCCAAAACCAAATAGGCATATGCTTAACGGTATCGACGCGCAGGGCATCCACCCCCCGATCAATCCATTGTTTAATCGCTGCTTTAATATAACTGCGGTATGCTGTATTATTTTCATTAAATGTAGCTAATCCCGCTAACTCACAATTTTGGATTTGCCACTCATCTTCCCAGTCTTGAACTTCACCATAGTGATGATACCAATGATCCTGGTCATTGTTGAAATCGGCAATTTTCACCCCGTCATCATAGAGAATCCCCTTTTTGCCACTAATATCAGGATTGCTATGGTTACAGACAACATCCAAGATTAACTTCATGTTGCGCTTGTGAATTTCTGCAATGAGTTGGTCAAATAGGGTGTTTTTCTCTTCTTGAGTTTGGTTCAAAGAGGGATTATCTTCTGGCCGGATAAAGCGGGGATTGATGCGCTTAAAGTCTTGAATCCAATAGCCGTGTATAGCGGCACTTTCAACAAATAAGTCCTCAATTTGTTCAAATAAAGGAGTCAGCCAAATCGCTGTTACTCCCAGGTTTTTCAAATAGTCGAGTTTGTTGATTATTCCTTGTAAATCTCCACCCCAATATTTGCCCCAATCTTCATGGGTGGGATCGTAGAGTTCGGGATTTGGCCCTTCATTATTGCGCGGATCGCCATCACAGAAGCGATCGACAACAATAAAGTAAAGGGTTTCTTGGCGAAATTCAATATCGCGAGTATAGAGAAATTCTAGGTCTAAGTCTTCCTGTGAGTTAGGAGACTGTGCTGATGGGTTT
This window of the Roseofilum reptotaenium CS-1145 genome carries:
- a CDS encoding pentapeptide repeat-containing protein gives rise to the protein MDANELLQRYIHGERDFRGSDLTYANLIGVELPKSNLSGANLKEASLARAYLERCFLKEANLNGAFLYGTNLSYVKLQGAVLIEADLTKADLRGAHLGKADLTGAKLTGAILTWVTLFRAKMPGVNLCGSNLNGINLRRANLEGANLNWTNLSGARLSGANLQGAGLNGVKLSGAFLNGLKLQGMNFSGLELDSVKLNGAKMAGANLVGTDLSNAQMRFTDFDQANLKQADMQGTILKGGKFIQSNLMKTNLCEADMRKADLTEANLNLADLRGTDLSEADLRGAYLWGANLDGACLRDADLRGASLRDAALVGADLQGANLEGAMMPDGKIHA
- a CDS encoding alpha-amylase family glycosyl hydrolase; translation: MTDPYLSEVSQSQYTPSDPQSEDPLNPSAQSPNSQEDLDLEFLYTRDIEFRQETLYFIVVDRFCDGDPRNNEGPNPELYDPTHEDWGKYWGGDLQGIINKLDYLKNLGVTAIWLTPLFEQIEDLFVESAAIHGYWIQDFKRINPRFIRPEDNPSLNQTQEEKNTLFDQLIAEIHKRNMKLILDVVCNHSNPDISGKKGILYDDGVKIADFNNDQDHWYHHYGEVQDWEDEWQIQNCELAGLATFNENNTAYRSYIKAAIKQWIDRGVDALRVDTVKHMPIWFWQEFNAEIQTHKPDIFVFGEWIYSHPLDDRSVEFANNSGMTILDFGLCTAIREALGLGLEDGFYRIKDVFDQDYRYSGATELITFIDNHDMYRFQSLNDDPEVLHLAIALLMTSRGIPCIYYGTEQYLYNNTQVDLDNPFGNNDPYNRPLMKRWDTNTKLYWTIRLLSGVRRLNPAVSMGGQWEKYITPDVYCYVRRYRDSILFVAMNRGESVTVESIDTELPDGEHTDIMSLEKYRVESSILSDLTLEKNQVIILSHVAERVTGKTIVRVQLNGVNTQPGERIIVTGDCPELGNWDIAKAYPLEYINSNTWFAEIPFNESAGKLINYKYALWREGQSPLRENIVSRRWVVASEGTVKWRDHWTSGRES